TGAATGCTGAGGACAGTTGGGTAGCCAAGATGTTCAACAGACAGAGTCACAATCAAACCAAAGTAGAGTGAATACCGAGGACAGCTTGGGAGCCAAGACTATGAACAGGATTTAGTTTAAAATAATGCTAGTGAAGGAGGTTTCTGCATAAACTTTGCCAATGAATGAAATTTTCGTGAGGTTGCCTTTAaatgtgtcacaatcagaccatATATGATGAAATGTTGTACTTGATATATAACAATGTAGATGGACAATTAAGCTCTTCCACATGATCCACAAGAATACACAAATACAAATTAACCCTTTAATGACAGAAATCATATGATaacatgaattgaaattgaataaaCATGTAGTGAAGAATCAATGAAGACCACTCTTTACTCATTCTTGATGTAGGTGATGCCCTACATGTATGCCAAGGAGCAATGACCAATCCCTGTCTCAGGCACCTTGGCCGACATGGATATTGGACAACCATGACAAATGTTGCTGCACTAAACATTGCTTGTCTGCGGTGGGCTTTAGTGAGGACTTCTTTTTACTGGCAGTGATTTTGCTGGGGATGACCATACATCGGTCATGACCCTTGTCAAAATGTTCATACTGGAGGCAAAGAGGCAAATGTCAGATACCCTGTGTGTCCAGGCATTTTCTCTGGGGGTGCAGCTGTAGTGAACGAATAGCAAGGTCCAAAGTCTCTACCAGGCCTATCCCTAAAATCATTTTTACCCCTGGCATTTTTACTGTcttttttctccattttgtcATCTGTTTCCTTCACTTTCTGCATTTTTTTATCCTGGCTGTTGGTATCCGCGGAACCTTTGTCACCAATGTCAGCAATCGGGAGATTGATAGCCCGCGGATCAAAAACACGCAGCAGGCACTCCATCGTAGAGAGATCTGTGAATCCATTATTATTCAATTCTTCACAGGTATTTTGTACTTGCTCTATACACGGTGAGAAACAACAGATTCTTCCCCCTGAAGGACAAAAATACAGAAAAAATTTACAAGAAAATGTATCATTACCCGATGATCACGTTATTTCACTGAAAACACGGCAACAAGACAATTTTTCCAACATTAGTGAAAAACCTTCTCCTGTCCCGGAACAGGCCACCTCAGCAAGATGGAATGCCTGCCTGTTTCTTGGCAAGCTGGTGTACTGATTCTCCAAGGAGTTGTTGTGCTTGTCTGACCAGTCTTACTATTCAAATATATACACATATATACACACAGCAGAGATAATACCTACCACTAGGTTTCATACTTTTCTTGGCAGATGGAATTGCAAGCCATGGCTTCGGaagatcaagaaacactgcATCTGCAACGTCCTCCAGGTCAAATCCGTCGCTGCAGACATCCCGCTGTCGAACTGTCGCCAGGTCTCCCACATCATGCTCTTTGAATTCCTGCTTGATCTTTTCAACTCGCTGCTCATGGAAATCAAATGTGTATAGGTGTCCCTTTGGGGCAATTGTCCGGATGATAGCGTGGGACAGAGAACCACTACCAGTACCTagacaatgtcaagaacacaaACATATCAACTGCTTGGTATAAAATTGAGGTCCAGCCCTGGTAGTATTTTCAAAATATAAGGACCAAGCGCACATCGATGAATTTGGTCACTAAAACTTTGAACAGACGAATGcaaaagatcatcatcatcatctctggCTTCTTGAATGGAGTTATGTAACATATCTGGCTCCTTTCTAGTCATGGTCAGTCATTAGTGGGACCCCAATTGACTGAGACCTTTTTTCAACAAACAACAAAAACTTACCAGATTCGACCACCACTGACCCTGGCTGCAGGTCTAACTGGAACAGCACCATACTTATATCAGGAGTATACAAGATCTGAGTACGATGAGGCAGATTCACTGTCCACAGCTCAGCAGTTGGATGCAACACATACAGATAGCCTTTACTGCAAGGAATTTTACTACCAAATCTTTtcccaatgacatcatcatgtcTCAGAGCCCTGGAATTgaagatgaaaaagaatgaaatttgttgaactttttcaactTAGAAAACTACCAACTGTGGTGCGGACAGCACAATTTGAATAAAAGGGCAATGCCATTTGCCATGGACATGGTATTTGAAGTCCAACTCTGCTCTGACAGTGTCCAGCTCATTGCAAAAACTGAAAAGCTGATTTAAAGTAATGGTATTTGGTAGTTTGGCAGTGTCCAACAAAAGCACATACAGTCGTAGATGTCCATGTTGGTGTACGTACACGtccatacatcatgtacatagaGTACATACCCATAACAAGTTTGATGAACTCCACCGGCTTGCAATTTAAGGGGCATCATATAGTGGTATTTTAGATACAAAATGACAGTGTCATCAACTTTAGTACGATCCTGGTATACCCTGAAACTCATTTCAACGATTAACAGTCCTTAAACAGTTGTTTTTATTCgatatttcaaagaaaaacGTGCAGATTTTTCATTTCGTGGAGGctgccatgttggatttggttTTAAGTATTTCCAAATGGTGGCGCGCTTTGTAAGTCAACAATAGCACGTGCTAACAGAGGCCGACGTCTGACGTTGAGCGTTACGTCGACGCATAAAAGAACAACCCGAACAAATTCAACCCTTTCTCGATTTCTTTCCTCCCGTCCCACGAAACCGTtggaaaaggtaattttgattATTGTCTTCGCAAGCCTTGCTCTGAAATGTTCGAATGAATGGGGGCGGCCCGGGAGCAACACGTGGGGAGCATGGGCGGTTGCTGCGGTACTGACCAGGACCCTCGCACTCGCAGACGCAGTCACAACCGCTGTCTGTCTTTGGCCGTGTCAGTGTCAGGGTTATCCAGTC
Above is a window of Lineus longissimus chromosome 3, tnLinLong1.2, whole genome shotgun sequence DNA encoding:
- the LOC135484950 gene encoding tRNA (adenine(58)-N(1))-methyltransferase catalytic subunit TRMT61A-like gives rise to the protein MSFRVYQDRTKVDDTVILYLKYHYMMPLKLQAGGVHQTCYGALRHDDVIGKRFGSKIPCSKGYLYVLHPTAELWTVNLPHRTQILYTPDISMVLFQLDLQPGSVVVESGTGSGSLSHAIIRTIAPKGHLYTFDFHEQRVEKIKQEFKEHDVGDLATVRQRDVCSDGFDLEDVADAVFLDLPKPWLAIPSAKKSMKPSGGRICCFSPCIEQVQNTCEELNNNGFTDLSTMECLLRVFDPRAINLPIADIGDKGSADTNSQDKKMQKVKETDDKMEKKDSKNARGKNDFRDRPGRDFGPCYSFTTAAPPEKMPGHTGYLTFASLPPV